A section of the Campylobacter lanienae NCTC 13004 genome encodes:
- a CDS encoding AMIN domain-containing protein, translating to MKRVILLASCAMVLLARENPFVPDDINTTTLNSTNISQNSPKLDKIIAKFPSDARELVSATFNYKSIDGSIKQKSIDINASFDWHDDIIISSQSPVTNETTPALDVSVTTTDEQTKQAAAKKAAPKPLSVPPKIEPPLDSVSFMDFIKFDIFNSKIEIINQDRLIRDFIINKPDKIVMDFHKNSEFNTQTIRVYKGPLKKITIGAHKDYYRVVLFLDGNYHYGLRQSGNGYTLTLR from the coding sequence ATGAAAAGAGTTATTTTATTAGCAAGTTGTGCTATGGTGCTGTTAGCTAGAGAGAATCCATTTGTCCCAGATGATATCAATACCACTACGCTAAACTCTACAAATATCAGCCAAAACTCTCCAAAACTAGATAAAATCATAGCCAAATTTCCAAGTGATGCTAGAGAGTTAGTGAGTGCGACTTTTAATTACAAATCCATAGATGGTAGTATAAAGCAAAAGAGTATTGATATTAATGCAAGTTTTGATTGGCATGATGATATCATCATCTCATCGCAATCCCCAGTGACAAATGAGACTACCCCAGCCCTTGATGTATCAGTTACTACCACAGATGAACAGACCAAACAAGCCGCAGCCAAAAAGGCCGCACCAAAGCCACTTAGCGTCCCACCTAAGATAGAACCGCCACTAGATAGTGTCTCATTTATGGATTTTATCAAATTCGATATTTTTAACTCAAAAATCGAAATTATCAATCAAGATAGATTGATAAGGGATTTTATCATCAATAAACCGGATAAAATTGTTATGGATTTTCATAAAAATAGCGAATTCAATACCCAAACCATAAGAGTCTATAAAGGCCCATTAAAAAAGATAACAATTGGAGCTCATAAAGATTATTATAGAGTTGTATTATTCTTAGATGGCAACTACCACTACGGGCTTCGCCAAAGTGGCAATGGATATACTCTCACACTTAGATAA
- a CDS encoding ribonuclease HII, with translation MPSICGVDEAGRGALAGELVVCGCAFKADVSELGLTDSKKLTPKKREQIYQNLILKSNFITIYFNNKIIDQIGLSECLRAALRVVKFHFKDHLIIYDGNCDYGIKGISTMIKADAKIPQVSAASIIAKVSRDRQMRSFDSLYPNFGYAKHKGYGVKAHIEALRRFGSNDLTRLSFKPKALESSLFRDEI, from the coding sequence ATGCCTAGCATTTGCGGCGTAGATGAAGCTGGTAGGGGTGCTTTGGCCGGTGAGTTGGTGGTATGTGGATGTGCTTTTAAGGCTGATGTGAGTGAGCTTGGATTAACTGATTCTAAAAAGCTCACCCCCAAAAAAAGAGAGCAGATATACCAAAATTTGATTTTGAAATCGAATTTTATAACTATATATTTTAATAACAAAATTATAGACCAAATCGGTCTTAGCGAATGTTTAAGAGCTGCTTTGAGAGTGGTGAAATTTCACTTTAAAGATCATTTGATAATCTATGATGGTAATTGTGATTATGGTATTAAGGGGATTAGCACGATGATCAAAGCCGATGCGAAAATCCCACAAGTAAGCGCAGCTAGCATAATAGCCAAGGTAAGCCGAGATAGACAGATGAGATCTTTTGATAGCTTATACCCAAATTTTGGCTATGCCAAGCACAAAGGCTATGGAGTTAAGGCTCATATAGAGGCACTTAGACGATTTGGATCAAATGATTTAACTAGACTTAGCTTTAAGCCAAAAGCCCTTGAAAGCTCACTTTTTAGGGATGAAATTTGA
- a CDS encoding ATP-binding protein has protein sequence MSILESLYQNPPKYREFLERKIQIQSPKILLKGVNGSGKSSLILNHLSKFDNFLYIDLDDVRSFGVELNLDEFIKAKGIKALAIENLKEPITLPKCDNIIISTDLNSLYIDGLDEVEILGLDYEEFMLFYHKNYEAKTLFSHFLNRGNLAFSPFLSEFEIGGFLQKYIKSSKGELNTKILANVANFIHQPLNSYQIYKNLKSHMKLSKDRLYQNIIELQDQNLIKTIKHISDDTSLKRVYFSDFALKSALSIHKDPKATIANMVFCELLKLKKEIKYSNQLDFIISDMNLGILILPFLPLELALLKAKKLSNYCDDLGIKRVDIISNSQSQIVKFDKITYNLMPFWQWAAWLN, from the coding sequence TTGAGTATTTTAGAGAGTCTTTATCAAAATCCGCCAAAATATAGAGAGTTTTTAGAGCGTAAAATTCAAATTCAAAGCCCCAAAATCCTATTAAAAGGTGTTAATGGTAGCGGGAAAAGCTCGCTTATTTTAAATCATTTGAGCAAATTTGATAATTTTTTGTATATTGACCTTGATGATGTAAGAAGCTTTGGTGTGGAGCTAAATTTGGATGAATTTATCAAGGCTAAAGGGATAAAGGCTTTGGCAATTGAGAATTTAAAAGAGCCGATAACCTTGCCTAAATGCGATAATATCATCATTTCTACCGATTTAAATTCGCTTTATATAGATGGACTTGATGAGGTTGAGATATTGGGGTTGGATTATGAAGAGTTTATGCTTTTTTACCATAAAAATTATGAAGCTAAGACGCTTTTTAGCCACTTTTTAAATCGTGGGAATTTGGCTTTTAGTCCATTTTTAAGCGAATTTGAGATTGGTGGATTTTTACAAAAATATATTAAATCATCAAAAGGTGAGCTAAATACAAAAATTTTAGCAAATGTCGCAAATTTCATCCATCAACCACTAAATTCATATCAAATTTATAAAAATTTAAAATCCCATATGAAGCTTAGTAAAGATAGATTATACCAAAATATCATAGAACTTCAAGACCAAAATCTGATAAAAACCATTAAGCACATTAGCGATGATACCAGTTTAAAGAGGGTATATTTCAGTGATTTTGCTCTAAAATCAGCCCTAAGTATCCACAAAGATCCTAAAGCCACAATCGCAAATATGGTATTTTGTGAGCTTTTAAAGCTAAAAAAGGAGATAAAGTATAGTAATCAACTAGATTTTATCATCTCTGATATGAATTTGGGGATTTTGATTTTGCCATTTTTGCCTTTGGAGCTTGCTTTGTTAAAGGCTAAGAAATTAAGCAACTATTGTGATGATTTGGGGATTAAAAGGGTAGATATAATCTCAAATTCGCAAAGTCAGATTGTGAAATTTGATAAAATCACATATAATTTAATGCCATTTTGGCAGTGGGCTGCGTGGCTAAATTAA
- a CDS encoding YgaP family membrane protein: MSKFERVLRVVIGILVIVGVWYFYASWWALIGLVPLITGLIGFCPIYRVLGKQSCPFKKK; this comes from the coding sequence GTGTCTAAATTTGAAAGAGTTTTAAGAGTTGTAATCGGTATTTTGGTGATAGTTGGAGTATGGTATTTCTATGCTAGTTGGTGGGCTTTGATAGGTTTGGTGCCTTTGATAACAGGATTAATAGGCTTTTGCCCAATATACAGGGTATTAGGCAAACAAAGCTGCCCATTTAAGAAAAAGTGA
- a CDS encoding energy-coupling factor ABC transporter ATP-binding protein codes for MSCSVTLKNIKAKIANRVLFENLNLNLSHKEKVAIIGQNGSGKSTLLEIIGGLNKPCDGSVEIFHEPMRELSEFEKYRNLIGFLFQNSDDQFIAPSVIEDVAFSLLARGVSKDEARKRAEFMLGELGISHLRDEIVFYLSGGEKKLVALAGVLITEPKILLLDEPTTALDYDMQIKVANILGSLDIAQIIVSHDKEFINKVVDKVYFLNQNGLSLEA; via the coding sequence TTGAGCTGTTCTGTAACACTAAAAAATATAAAAGCTAAAATAGCAAATAGAGTTTTGTTTGAGAATTTAAATTTAAATCTCTCACACAAAGAAAAGGTCGCTATCATAGGTCAAAATGGCTCTGGCAAATCAACCCTACTTGAGATAATTGGCGGTCTTAATAAGCCTTGTGATGGTAGTGTGGAGATATTTCACGAGCCTATGAGAGAGCTAAGTGAGTTTGAAAAATATAGAAATTTAATAGGCTTTTTGTTCCAAAATAGCGATGATCAATTTATCGCTCCAAGTGTTATTGAGGATGTGGCTTTTAGCCTTTTGGCAAGGGGTGTAAGCAAGGATGAAGCAAGAAAAAGAGCTGAGTTTATGCTAGGTGAACTTGGGATTTCGCACTTAAGAGATGAGATAGTCTTTTATCTCTCTGGTGGTGAAAAAAAGCTTGTGGCATTAGCTGGGGTTTTGATAACCGAGCCTAAAATTTTATTACTTGATGAGCCCACAACTGCGCTTGATTATGATATGCAAATCAAGGTAGCAAATATCCTTGGTAGCTTAGATATCGCTCAAATCATCGTCTCACACGATAAGGAATTTATAAATAAGGTAGTAGATAAGGTATATTTTTTAAATCAAAATGGACTAAGCCTAGAAGCTTAG
- a CDS encoding energy-coupling factor transporter transmembrane component T: MINPSISIACFAVFSFFVALSGKIYLTHFLPLIFLGLIKFRYIFEILKRLVFLNFFIILVVISVLLADNLNLALLIFVRSNLIILFGLLSFHKLNSYSLALGVSGLGMGNKISYLFYFCVRFIEIGKMDFYKFKRTLKARNFNHKTSIFVYQTYANLVAMLFLSAFKKSQMLEKTMLARGFDGKFYKFKNSIKFGFCDILLIILVLIALILRQGVLI, encoded by the coding sequence ATGATAAATCCATCTATCTCTATAGCGTGTTTTGCGGTTTTTAGCTTTTTTGTGGCTCTTAGTGGAAAGATATATTTGACTCACTTTTTGCCACTTATATTTTTGGGCTTAATCAAATTTAGATATATTTTTGAGATTTTAAAACGGCTTGTTTTTTTGAATTTTTTCATTATTTTGGTCGTTATAAGTGTGCTTTTAGCGGATAATTTAAATTTAGCTTTGCTTATATTTGTAAGGTCAAATTTGATTATTTTATTTGGACTTTTGTCATTTCATAAGCTTAACTCATATAGCCTAGCACTAGGCGTTTCAGGGCTTGGAATGGGTAATAAAATTAGCTATTTATTCTATTTTTGTGTTAGATTTATAGAGATAGGCAAGATGGATTTTTACAAATTTAAACGCACTTTAAAAGCTAGAAATTTCAATCACAAAACTTCGATTTTTGTATATCAAACATACGCAAATTTAGTCGCAATGCTATTTTTAAGTGCGTTTAAAAAATCTCAAATGTTAGAAAAAACAATGCTAGCTAGGGGATTTGATGGGAAATTTTATAAATTTAAAAATAGCATTAAATTTGGATTTTGTGATATTTTGCTTATAATTTTGGTTTTAATCGCACTGATTTTAAGGCAAGGAGTATTGATTTGA
- the cbiM gene encoding cobalt transporter CbiM — MHISEGVLKPEIIIPAAVVAGVWVAYLIYKLNFKDIPKIACMSAIFFVASFIHIPLGPTSIHLILGGLVGAFLGVNAILAICVGLLLQTLFFGYGGISVLGVNLLMIAAPTIFARYFVKLSFKEQKYQKIYQYICWFLVGFIPLLCSSLILSGVLVLNGKEFLAISGLALAANFPLMIIEGIISLFAISFINRVNKELLN; from the coding sequence ATGCATATTAGTGAAGGAGTTTTAAAGCCTGAAATTATCATCCCAGCGGCGGTTGTCGCTGGGGTTTGGGTGGCTTATCTTATCTATAAATTAAATTTCAAAGATATCCCTAAAATCGCCTGTATGAGCGCTATATTTTTTGTAGCTTCTTTTATACATATTCCCCTTGGGCCCACTTCGATACATCTGATATTAGGTGGTTTGGTGGGTGCGTTCTTGGGCGTAAATGCGATCTTAGCTATATGCGTGGGGCTTTTACTTCAAACTCTCTTTTTTGGCTATGGGGGGATTAGCGTTTTGGGGGTGAATTTGCTTATGATAGCGGCGCCTACGATATTTGCTAGGTATTTTGTCAAACTATCTTTTAAAGAGCAAAAATACCAAAAAATCTATCAATATATATGCTGGTTTTTAGTCGGTTTCATTCCGCTTTTATGCTCATCGCTTATTTTGAGTGGAGTTTTGGTCTTAAATGGCAAGGAGTTTTTGGCTATATCTGGGCTTGCTTTGGCTGCTAATTTCCCACTAATGATAATTGAGGGGATAATAAGCCTATTTGCTATAAGTTTTATTAATAGAGTTAATAAGGAGCTTTTAAATTGA
- a CDS encoding DUF4198 domain-containing protein — MRLKSLLAVASLACASWGHFGVVIPSNSTIDEPSQAKEIITYKFTHPFEGMMMSLDKPVEAGVFVGGKKELISNLSEKKDGKMSYYEAQYNIKEPGMYQFYMDPKPYFEPAENIFIRHITKTIVNAYGYGEGWDEPIGLKTEIIPLTRPYGLYKGNIFSGKVLYKGKPAKNTIVEVEYLNSKSLKAPGEDYITQEVKTNELGEFSFAMPLAGWWGFSALNEDDETIKKDGKEYPVEIGAVIWVETKDYE, encoded by the coding sequence ATGAGATTAAAATCACTATTAGCAGTAGCGTCGCTTGCGTGCGCATCATGGGGGCATTTTGGCGTGGTAATTCCATCAAATTCTACTATAGATGAGCCATCTCAGGCCAAAGAGATAATAACATATAAATTCACTCACCCATTTGAGGGTATGATGATGAGCTTAGATAAGCCTGTTGAAGCTGGAGTTTTTGTTGGTGGCAAAAAAGAGCTAATCTCAAATTTAAGCGAAAAAAAAGATGGCAAAATGAGCTATTACGAAGCACAATACAATATCAAAGAGCCTGGAATGTATCAATTTTATATGGATCCAAAACCATATTTTGAGCCTGCTGAAAATATCTTTATAAGGCACATTACCAAAACTATAGTAAATGCCTATGGATACGGCGAAGGATGGGATGAGCCAATAGGATTAAAAACTGAGATTATCCCGCTTACTAGACCTTATGGACTTTATAAGGGAAATATCTTTTCAGGCAAGGTCTTATACAAAGGCAAACCGGCTAAAAACACAATTGTAGAAGTAGAATATTTAAATTCAAAATCTCTTAAAGCCCCTGGCGAAGACTATATAACTCAAGAGGTTAAGACTAATGAGCTTGGTGAGTTTAGCTTTGCTATGCCACTTGCTGGTTGGTGGGGATTTTCTGCTTTAAATGAAGATGATGAAACAATCAAAAAAGATGGTAAAGAGTATCCTGTAGAGATCGGCGCAGTTATCTGGGTAGAGACTAAGGATTATGAATAA
- the fliI gene encoding flagellar protein export ATPase FliI, with product MSLKNIQNRLAKKINLSSIFGVITRINANNIEISGLRPSIGDIVRIVSMDSDKNELGMVTGLNHNGASISPFGFVEGFKVGDRVYASDQGMSIPVGEALLGRVVDPFMNPKDDKGPIECYSFMPIMRSPIPAMKRGLIDEKFSVGIKSIDGLLTCGKGQKVGIFAGSGVGKSTLMGMIVRNTLAPIKVIALIGERGREVPEFIQKNLGGDLTNTVIIVATSDDSSLMRKYGAFCAMSVAEYFKDQGKDVLFMMDSVTRFAMAQREIGLALGEPPTSKGYPPSALTLLPQLMERAGKEEGKGSITAFFTVLVEGDDMSDPIADQSRSILDGHIVLSRELTDFGIYPPINILNSASRVMSDIITKEHRQNANKFKRLFSMLKENEVLIRIGAYQKGVDKELDYAISKKSAMEEFIKQNPDEGVEFNQTIDMLAKIVGN from the coding sequence TTGAGCCTAAAAAATATACAAAATCGCCTAGCCAAAAAGATAAATTTATCTAGCATTTTTGGGGTAATTACACGAATAAATGCTAATAATATCGAAATTTCAGGTCTTCGCCCTAGCATTGGCGATATTGTTAGGATTGTTAGCATGGATAGTGATAAAAATGAATTAGGCATGGTAACTGGTCTAAATCATAATGGCGCTAGTATAAGCCCATTTGGGTTTGTAGAAGGGTTTAAAGTCGGCGATAGAGTCTATGCGAGTGATCAAGGGATGAGTATCCCTGTGGGAGAGGCCTTGCTAGGTAGGGTTGTAGATCCATTTATGAATCCAAAAGATGATAAAGGGCCAATAGAATGCTATAGCTTTATGCCTATAATGCGCTCTCCAATTCCTGCTATGAAGCGTGGGCTAATTGATGAGAAATTTAGCGTTGGGATTAAGAGTATTGATGGGCTTTTGACCTGCGGCAAAGGGCAAAAAGTGGGGATTTTCGCTGGTTCTGGCGTAGGCAAATCCACGCTAATGGGCATGATAGTAAGAAACACCCTAGCCCCTATAAAAGTAATAGCATTAATTGGCGAGCGTGGTAGAGAAGTTCCCGAATTTATCCAAAAAAATCTAGGCGGCGATCTAACCAACACAGTAATAATAGTAGCTACAAGCGATGATAGCTCTTTAATGCGTAAATATGGCGCCTTTTGCGCTATGAGCGTGGCTGAATATTTCAAAGATCAAGGCAAAGATGTGCTATTTATGATGGATAGCGTAACTAGATTTGCTATGGCTCAGCGTGAAATCGGCCTAGCCTTAGGCGAGCCACCAACCTCAAAAGGCTATCCACCAAGCGCTCTAACCTTATTGCCACAACTAATGGAAAGAGCCGGAAAAGAAGAAGGCAAAGGCTCTATCACGGCATTTTTCACCGTTTTAGTAGAAGGCGATGATATGAGCGATCCAATAGCTGATCAAAGCAGATCTATCCTAGATGGGCATATAGTTTTAAGCAGAGAATTAACTGATTTTGGTATATATCCACCTATTAATATTCTAAATTCTGCAAGTCGTGTAATGAGCGATATCATCACTAAAGAGCATAGACAAAATGCTAATAAATTTAAAAGGCTATTTTCTATGCTTAAAGAAAATGAGGTTTTAATCCGCATTGGGGCGTATCAAAAGGGCGTTGATAAAGAGCTTGACTATGCTATTAGCAAAAAGAGCGCTATGGAAGAGTTTATAAAGCAAAATCCAGATGAGGGGGTGGAATTTAATCAAACAATAGATATGCTAGCTAAGATAGTTGGTAATTAA
- the folE gene encoding GTP cyclohydrolase I FolE yields the protein MAEFENCVKKMLEIIGEDPNRDGLINTPKRVAKAYEFITQGYNQSPIEILGDAMFESSNNEMVLIKDIEFYSICEHHLLPIIGRAHVAYIPDGKVVGLSKIPRMVNIYARRLQIQEQMTEQIAQALQEAINPKGVGVVVEARHMCMEMRGVEKINSVTTTSALRGSFIKNPETRKEFFDLINSPKSVKF from the coding sequence ATGGCTGAATTTGAAAATTGCGTTAAAAAAATGCTTGAAATCATAGGCGAAGATCCAAATAGAGATGGCCTTATCAATACACCAAAAAGGGTGGCAAAAGCCTATGAATTCATAACTCAAGGCTATAATCAAAGTCCGATTGAAATTCTAGGCGATGCGATGTTTGAAAGTAGCAATAACGAGATGGTATTAATCAAAGATATTGAATTTTACAGCATTTGCGAGCATCACTTGCTACCTATAATTGGTAGGGCTCATGTAGCCTATATCCCTGATGGCAAGGTCGTAGGACTAAGCAAGATCCCAAGAATGGTAAATATCTACGCTAGAAGACTTCAAATTCAAGAGCAGATGACAGAGCAGATCGCTCAAGCCTTACAAGAAGCCATAAACCCAAAAGGCGTAGGCGTAGTAGTAGAGGCTAGGCATATGTGTATGGAGATGAGAGGGGTAGAAAAGATCAACTCAGTTACTACTACTTCGGCTCTTCGTGGCTCTTTTATCAAAAATCCCGAGACTAGAAAAGAGTTCTTTGATCTCATAAATTCCCCAAAATCGGTAAAATTTTGA
- the tig gene encoding trigger factor produces the protein MEVNAKLTNSVNATATTTLKADEIKQKVEKLARKAAKNVKIDGFRPGKVPVAEVIKRYGKDLENDARGELYRDFINESVKQVEKANSDIISEPRVIKFDDKDGNIDVEVEISFHPSVDLNGYESIIPNFEEPQAQKSEIDAKINEILNMLAPLKKIEKESLEKGDWAKFDFEGFVDGEAFEGGKAEGYLLEIGSGQFIPGFEDGMIGLKVGEERDINVTFPAEYGAAHLAGKAAVFKVKLHEIQGKEPLKLDEETLKKILPNEENPTKEMLENRISDQIKAEKMSKLVIEELKPKFAQAAVEKFSFDLPNNIVEQEIDMQFRNNWMSFSDEERKQFQEDPKALEAQRAKYKDDALKSVKLTFIIDELAKLRNITVADNEILQTIYFEAYRYGADPKEHLETYKKQGMIPAVKMALIEEKLFSDLFNKKDESK, from the coding sequence ATGGAAGTTAATGCTAAACTTACAAATTCAGTAAATGCTACTGCGACAACAACTCTAAAAGCAGATGAGATAAAACAAAAAGTAGAAAAATTAGCACGAAAAGCGGCTAAAAATGTGAAAATTGACGGATTTCGCCCTGGCAAAGTCCCAGTAGCTGAAGTTATCAAAAGATATGGCAAAGATCTAGAAAATGACGCTCGTGGTGAGCTTTATAGAGATTTTATAAATGAATCTGTAAAGCAAGTTGAGAAAGCAAACTCAGATATAATATCAGAACCAAGAGTGATTAAATTTGATGATAAAGATGGTAATATAGATGTTGAGGTTGAAATTTCATTTCACCCAAGCGTAGATCTAAATGGATATGAAAGCATCATCCCAAATTTCGAAGAGCCACAAGCACAAAAGAGCGAAATAGATGCCAAAATCAATGAAATTTTAAATATGCTAGCCCCACTTAAAAAGATAGAAAAAGAGAGCTTAGAAAAGGGCGATTGGGCGAAATTTGATTTTGAAGGTTTTGTTGATGGTGAGGCTTTTGAAGGTGGCAAGGCTGAGGGGTATCTACTTGAAATCGGTAGCGGTCAGTTTATCCCAGGATTTGAAGATGGTATGATAGGGCTTAAAGTTGGTGAAGAAAGAGATATTAATGTTACTTTCCCAGCTGAGTATGGCGCAGCTCATTTAGCAGGCAAAGCAGCTGTATTTAAGGTCAAATTACACGAAATTCAAGGCAAAGAGCCACTTAAATTAGATGAAGAAACTCTTAAAAAAATTCTACCAAATGAAGAGAACCCAACCAAAGAGATGCTAGAAAATCGCATAAGCGATCAGATAAAAGCAGAAAAAATGTCAAAATTAGTAATCGAAGAGCTAAAACCTAAATTCGCTCAAGCAGCTGTGGAGAAATTCAGCTTTGATTTACCAAACAACATAGTAGAACAAGAGATCGATATGCAATTTAGAAATAATTGGATGAGTTTTAGCGATGAAGAACGCAAACAATTCCAAGAAGATCCAAAAGCACTAGAAGCACAAAGAGCAAAATACAAAGATGACGCTCTAAAAAGCGTTAAATTGACCTTTATCATCGATGAATTAGCCAAATTACGCAATATCACAGTAGCTGATAATGAAATTTTACAAACAATATATTTTGAAGCTTATAGATATGGTGCTGATCCAAAAGAGCATTTAGAAACTTACAAAAAACAAGGTATGATCCCAGCTGTTAAAATGGCTCTAATAGAAGAAAAACTATTCTCAGATCTATTTAACAAAAAAGATGAGAGCAAATAA
- the clpP gene encoding ATP-dependent Clp endopeptidase proteolytic subunit ClpP: MMIPYVIENDGKGERSYDIYSRLLKDRIVMLTDEIEDRMASAIVAQLLFLEAQDPDKDIYLYINSPGGVVTSGMSIYDTMNYIKPDVCTICIGQAASMGSFLLSSGAKGKRYILPNARVMIHQPLGGAQGQATDMEIRTKEILRIKENLNTILAKNTGQKLSKIIKDTDRDCFMSASEAVEYGIVDTILTKSFK; encoded by the coding sequence ATAATGATACCTTATGTAATAGAAAATGACGGCAAAGGCGAAAGAAGCTACGATATATACTCTCGTTTGCTTAAAGATCGTATCGTTATGCTAACTGATGAGATAGAAGATCGCATGGCAAGTGCGATCGTAGCTCAACTTCTATTTTTAGAAGCGCAAGATCCAGATAAAGATATATATCTATATATCAATAGCCCAGGTGGCGTGGTAACTAGCGGAATGAGTATATATGATACGATGAATTATATCAAGCCTGATGTCTGTACCATCTGTATCGGTCAAGCTGCTAGTATGGGGTCATTTTTGCTTAGTAGTGGAGCAAAAGGCAAGAGATATATCTTGCCAAATGCTAGAGTTATGATCCATCAGCCCTTAGGCGGAGCTCAAGGCCAAGCCACAGATATGGAGATTAGAACTAAAGAAATTTTAAGAATCAAAGAGAATTTAAACACTATCCTAGCTAAAAATACAGGCCAAAAGCTATCTAAAATTATCAAAGACACAGATAGAGATTGTTTTATGAGTGCTAGTGAAGCGGTAGAATATGGTATTGTAGATACGATTTTGACAAAAAGTTTTAAATAG
- a CDS encoding GGDEF domain-containing protein, with the protein MVTLDEDKSTKTATKQPSIAPVATPAARPSVAATPDSENVDLNKFSSAVLKQLIAENIQPTPDNFDIYFRKLLEGKPANFQKKVLELLDFSKEDKLDRQAMIEKDIKTGFAQIRSMMQVIILIYKNLSIMNGIAKNRLKEMSTSANPLTIQGSIKIFGLELEKFNALMERHISAIKTSYEEVDKIFKNVEDNSIYDSKFEVYNKKYLLKILHDEFNDVKRYKYNVSIMLIRVKDVVLNNIPSLKDKNGILRNIAKILLKTSRRSDIVAHYGDGCFAMVMKHTDLESAKKAAQRVAELLYQTTFFMGEDELDMNMEIAVGAINPDSSIEEILSALLDALPRSGKDIKLFESVEV; encoded by the coding sequence ATGGTTACATTAGATGAAGATAAAAGCACAAAAACAGCTACAAAGCAACCAAGCATAGCACCAGTTGCCACTCCGGCAGCTAGGCCTAGCGTGGCGGCTACTCCAGATAGCGAAAATGTAGATTTAAATAAATTTTCATCCGCTGTCTTAAAGCAGTTGATTGCTGAGAATATCCAGCCAACACCGGATAATTTTGATATATATTTTAGAAAGCTTTTAGAAGGTAAGCCTGCGAATTTTCAAAAGAAAGTTTTGGAGTTATTGGATTTTAGCAAAGAAGATAAGCTAGACCGCCAAGCCATGATAGAAAAAGATATCAAAACCGGCTTCGCTCAAATCCGCTCTATGATGCAAGTAATAATATTAATATACAAAAATTTAAGCATCATGAACGGTATAGCCAAAAATCGTTTAAAAGAGATGAGCACTAGTGCTAATCCGCTTACAATTCAAGGTAGCATAAAGATATTTGGCCTGGAGCTTGAGAAGTTTAATGCCCTAATGGAACGCCATATAAGCGCTATTAAAACTAGTTATGAAGAGGTTGATAAGATATTTAAAAATGTAGAAGATAACTCTATTTATGACTCTAAATTTGAAGTTTATAACAAAAAATATCTATTAAAGATTCTTCACGATGAGTTTAACGATGTCAAGCGATATAAGTATAATGTCAGCATTATGCTAATTCGTGTCAAAGATGTAGTTTTAAATAACATTCCAAGCCTAAAAGACAAAAATGGAATTTTAAGAAACATAGCCAAAATTCTACTTAAAACTTCACGCCGAAGTGATATCGTCGCACACTATGGCGATGGGTGCTTTGCTATGGTGATGAAGCATACAGATCTAGAAAGCGCCAAAAAAGCAGCCCAAAGGGTCGCAGAACTATTATACCAAACTACATTTTTTATGGGCGAAGATGAGCTAGATATGAATATGGAAATCGCTGTTGGCGCTATCAATCCAGATAGCAGTATAGAAGAGATTTTATCGGCTCTTTTAGATGCGTTGCCAAGAAGTGGAAAAGACATTAAGCTATTTGAGAGTGTAGAGGTGTAG